The Gemmatimonadales bacterium sequence TGGCCACCTCTTCGGCGAGGGCACGGTTGGCCGACCCGCTCAGGAGCAGCATCTGGCTGCGTGACAGCGAGAGGTCCGTCATAATTACAGCCCGCAAAAATAGTTAGGGGCCCGGGCGCGAGTCAACGGCGGGTCAGTGGCGTCGCGCCGGTCTCCGGGAGCGGGTTTCTCAAGGCCTTTCCGACCCCCCGTTGCGGGATGCCGATGCTGGCAGCGGGGTTTTTGCGATCCTTTATGGCATGTGCGCCACAACTGAGGTGGGCGCACCTCGGTGTCATTTTTTAGCACCCCGCAAGCTAGGTGTTCACGCTGTCGAGATTTGAGAACAGGTCTGCTGTCTGGAAAATCGACACCCCAGGATGGCACAGGTCTGGCTCCTGCGCGGACAGCCGAACCGCGCACCACGGCTTGGTTCCTTTGCCACAATGCACCTTCACCCTGGGGCTCGAGACCAACACTATGCGCTTCTCGCCTGTCCTGACCGTCGCCCTTGGGGCTGCGCTGCTTGCGGCCTGCGGCGGAGACTCGAACAATCCGTCGGACAACACCGCACCGGCGGCGGCGTTCACCGTTGCCTGTAGCGACCTCGCCTGTACGTTCACCGACGGGAGCACCGACGCCGATGGTAGTATCGCGTCGCGGAGCTGGGACTTCGGCGATCAGACCGCCGCGGTCACCGAGACCAATCCGGACCACACCTTCGGCTCCGCCAACACCTACACCGTCACCCTGACTGTCACCGACAACGAGGGCGCCACCAACGCGGCGACCAAGCAGGTGAAGGTGCCCAACCTTCCGCCCACCGCCAGTTTCACCTCCGAGTGCAGCGATCTGGTCTGCACCTTCACTGACCACAGCTCGGATGGCGATGGGACCGTCGCGTCCTACGACTGGGACTTCGGCGACGGCAGCAGCCACGTCACCACCCAGGCCGCCAGCCGGACGTTCGCGGCCGCCGGCACCTATACCGTAAGCCTGTCGGTGAGGGACGACGGTGGCGCGAGCGGCTCGACCACCAACGACGTGACCGTGACCGCGCCGGCGGCAGGCGGGCTCAAGGCCAGCTTCGATGTGTCCTGCACCTCGCTCGACTGCACCATCACCAACACCACCACCGGGACGGGGAGCGTCGTGACCTGGGACTGGGACTTCGGCGACGGCAGCCCGCACAGTAACGTGCAGAATCCCCCGCCGGTGCACTACGACATCACCACGCTGACCACGTTCACCATCACGCTGGTGGTCACCAGCGACGGTGCCACCAGTCAGGCGACGAAGCAGGTGACGCCGACCCCGGCGGCCAGCCTGACCTGCGGCGACGTGGCCTGTACGCTGGGCCTCGACCAGGCAGCCACGGTCGTGGTGACGCTCACGAGCCGGGACTGCGAGGCGCACGGCAACACCTTCGTGATCACCGCACCGGTGGTCGATACCCTGTTCACCGACGGGTGCTTCGCCGACGTCAACAGTCCGTTCACCCTCAACGGCGGGGCAGCCTTCCCGGCCGGCACCCAGCTCGACGCCGAAGTGCTGACCGGCGTGGCCGGGGCGCAGAACCCGAAGCTGCGGGTCACCGGCACCTTCGCCGACGGCTGGACCCTGGAGTTCGACGATGGCTTCGTCGGCCCGGGAGAGCCGGACTTCAATGACCTGGTGATCACGGTCAAGGCCACACCGGAGTAGACCTCACCAGGAGCAGCGAGACACTGCCGCCGGGCGATGTTGCCCGGCGGCAGTGCTTTTGGCTCCCACGCCTGTCCTGGCCGGCGCGATTGGCGTCACAGACCCGACTGTGGCAGGATTGTACTGTTCGGCGTTCTTCAGTGACCACAGTACGCTACTCAAACGGGGCAGGGGACCAAACACCTATGCGACCTCTCCATCTGTGCGCCCTGCTGGTGGGCGCGGCGGCAGCCGGGACCGCCTGCGGCGGCGACGGCGGCGGGCCGTCCAACACGGCCCCGACGGCCGCGTTCAGCCATGCATGCACCGGCCTGGCCTGCACCTTCACCGACGCCAGCAGCGATCCCGAGAACGATCCTCTGACCTACCTGTGGACCTTCGGCGAACCCACCTCGGGGACCAACGACACCGCCACCGTCACGAGCCCGAGCCACACCTATGCGGCCGCCGGCTCCTATCATGTGAAGCTCACCGTCACGGATTCGGCCGGGGCCGCCAGTGCGGTGGCCGACAGCGTGGTGACGGTGTCGACGACCACGCCGCCGCCGCCGGGCGGCCCGATCGCTGGCTTCACGGTGGCCTGCGACGGGCCGGTCTGCACCTTTACCGACACCAGCACCGCGGCTACCGGTCGGACGATCGCGTCCTGGGATTGGGACTTCGGCGACGATTCCGCCCATGCCACCACTCAGAACCCGACGCACACGTATGATGTCGCCGACACCATCAGCACATTCACGGTGACCCTGACGGTCACCGATGACCAGGCAGCTACGGACTCGGCTAGCGATGACATCACCGTCACACCTCCGGCCGGTTTGCAGTGCAGCGGCGTGACTTGCACGCTAGATGTTACCAATAAGGCCACGCTGACGGTCACGGTGGACAGCGCACGCTGCGAGTTTGCGGGAAACCGCTTCGCCATCACCGAACCAATCCAGGAGACGGTTTTCACCAACGGGTGCGTGGTATCGGATGGCACCGTGTTCCACATCAACAACGACCTGCCGTTCGACGCAGGTACCCAGATTCAGGCCGAATTCACCCAAGGTGCTGGTAAACCGACTGATCCCCCTCGGGGGACGCCCGCCATCCAGCTCACTGGGACTTTCCCCCACTGGGTCATCAAGATCGACGATGGAGGTGATCCGACGGGGCCGGGTGAGCCAGATTTTAATGACATCATCTTGTCGGTCGACGCCACAGCGGTACCGTAAACCCTGGCGGAAGTTCGATCCGGGATGAAATGGAGCAGCCCGCCGGCGGCATGCCGCCGGCGGGCTGTCGCCGTTTCTCCTGCGCCTCAGGCCACCAGCCGCCGGTACACCTCGACCGTAGCCATCGCAGCATCGTTCCACTGGAACTGCCGGGCCCGCTCGTGTCCGGCCGAGCGGAGCCGGTCCGCCTCCGCGGAGATGGTCACCCGCTCCAGCCCGTACTCGATGCTCGCCACGTCGAATGGATCGACCAGCAGCGCGGCGCCGCCGGCGATCTCCGGCGCGGCGCCGGTGGAGGAAGTTACGACCGGTGCGCCGCAGGCCATCGCCTCGATGATGGGCAGCCCAAACCCCTCGTAGATCCCAGGATACATGAACGCGGCGGCGCCGGCGTACAGCCGCGCGAGCTCGGCCTTCTCCACATACCCGAGCAGGGAGACACCCTCGGGCAGCCCCGCTCCGTTGTGGCCGAAATCACTGTCGAGGGAGGTACCCGTGATGAGCAGCCGGTGCGCCGCTCGATGGCCGCCGCGGCTCCGCCAGCGGGTAAACGCCTCGATCAGCCGGCGGGTATTCTTGCGGGGCGACACCCCGCCCACTGCGAGGAGATAGGGCGGATCATCGGCGGTGAAACCCGCGGGGCTGGCGTGAAATGCAGGGTCGAGCCCGTGATAGATCACCTCGATCTTGGACGCGGGCACGCCGGCGCGGCGCATCAGGTCGTCGGCCGTGTAGCGGGACACGGCTATGAAGCGGTCGGCCCGGCGGACCGACCAGGGGAACAGGGCGGAGTACATCCAGCGCACCCGGTTGGCGTACAGTTCGGGATGCGCTTGCCAGCCGAGGTCGTGCACCGTCGCCACGCAGCGGTCGCGAGAGCGAACCGCATAGGGCAGGAAGCCATCCATGCCGTGGATCAGGATGCCGCCACGGCGAGGGATGGTGCGGAGGCACGCCCACTGGTCGAACCAGAGCTTCCAGAGCGTCGCGCGCACCGATCCGGCGCGCATCTCGGGTCGCCGGGTTGGGATGACCTCCTGCACGCCGGGGAGCTCGAGGTGCAGCGGTGCCCAGGTGAGTGCCGTGATCCGTACCTGGCCGGTGCTCGCCAGCGCGCCGAGCAGCTCCTCCATGTAGATCTCGATCCCGGTGCGGACGCCAGCCAGGTGCCGGACGTTGACCACCAGCTCCACTGGATCCGCCGGCCCGGCCGGGGTCACCGGGAAGGGCCGGGTGCGGCGGCTGGGATCCGCCGCGACGCGGGGACGACCTGTTCCAGCACCCGGAGCGTCTCGCTTGCCGTCCGGCTCCAGCGGAAATCGCGGCTCCGCTCCCGGCCCGCCGCGATGAGCTTCACCCGCAGGCTCCCATCGTCCAGCACCCGCCGGATACCCGCAGCGATGCTGTCGACCGACTCGGGATCGACCAGCACGGCCGCGCCCTCGGCCAGCTCCTTGGTGCCGTAGCGATCCGCCGTCACGACGGGGCACCCGGCCGCCATGGCCTCGAGTACCGGCAGGCCGCAGGACTCGAAGAGCGACGGCAGCAGCAGCGCGTCCGCCAGGGCATAGAGCCCGGCAAGCTCCTCCTGCTCCACCCATCCCGGCCGGTGGACCCACTGAGCGATGCCGAGAGCTTCCGGCTCCCGGATCTCGCGCTCGGAGAGGAAGCGGTTCTCTCCCCCGGCCACGACCAACGGCAGCCCGCGCTCCGGCCCGACCTGCGCGTAGGCCTGGACCAGCCGCGCGAAGTTCTTGGGAGGGTAGATTGCGCCGGCGTACAGCAGGAAGCGGTCGGGCAGAGAATACTTGGCGCGGATCTCCCGCAATCGCGCGGGGTCGAGTGGCCGCCGGAACAGGTCGTCCACGCCGGAGTACACGGTGATCACCCGGTCCTCGGGGACGTGGAGAAACTCCATGACGTGCCGCCGGGTGATCTCCGACACCGCGATGATGGCGTCGGCCCGGGCAGCATAGCGGGGAACCAGGAACCGATGGCTCAGACGATCGAGAAAGCGTGACGCCCAGGGCATGACGTACCAGTCGAGCCCGTGGCAGACCCAGACCGATGGACAGCCGGCCCGGAGCGGAATCGAGTATTTGGGATTGAACAGGACGTCGACACCATGCCGCCGTACCGCCGCCGGAACGGCCAGCTGGTCCCACGCGAGGAAGGAGCCCGCGGAGAGGGCGACTTCCTCCACCCCGGGCTCTCCGGTGTAGGCACCGATCAGCGCCGGGTCTCGGTACAGGAGGACGAATTCGTGCCCGCTACGGAGCTCGAACAACGCCTGCAGCAGCCTCCGGGTGTACACCCGGACGCCGCCGTTGTGCTGGTCGTAGTGGCGCAGCATGACACCAACGCGCACGATTCGATTCCTTCCGGAGGCGTTCCAGGATAACCTAAACAGACGCGGGCGGGACGGGCCAGCGGCCGGCCACCCAGCCCCGAAGTGTTGCGCTCCTGCCGTTCTGCCCGTGGCGCTTCTGCGTCACGGGCCCCAGCAGGATAGGTAATTGGCTGATTTCGAGTAACTTACGATCCCTCGTCGGGCGTTCATGGTGGCGTGAAAGGTGCGACCACCGGCGCTCTTGACCGCTTACGTCCTGGAAGCCCGAATGATTGCTACGCGCAGCCTCCGAACTTGGATTTTGGGTGCGGCCTTGGGAGCGGCCTCGCTCCGATGCGGCGGAGATACGGGTCCGCAGGACGTCCAGCCGGCCTCACTCGCGATGGTGTCCGGCAACGGCCAGAACGGACCCGTGGGTGTCGCGCTGCCGGATTCGCTGGTCGTCATCGTCAAGGATTCCCAGGGACAACCGCTCAAAGGCGTCGCGGTGGACTGGAGCGCGAACGGCAGCGTGAGCAGCTCGAGCGTGACCAGCGGGGCGGATGGCCATGCGGCGGTTCGGTGGACGCTGGGAAATACGGCGGGAGCGCAGTCGGCGTCGGCCACGGCGGGCGATCTGCCGGCGGTTGCCTTCACAGCGACGGCGGAGGCGCCGGTTCCGCTGGCCATCGTGGTCCAGCCGCCCGACTCGGCACTGGACAAGGAAGTGCTGGCGCCGGATCGGCAGCCGGTGCTGCTGGTGCGGGACGCACAGGGTGCCCTCGCCAATGGCGTGACGGTCACTGCGGCGATCAAGTCTGGCGGGGGCACGCTCGAGGGCGTGACCAGCGCCGTCTCCGGCGCGGACGGAAAGGCCGCCTTTGCCGACCTCGGGATCAACGGTACCGGTTCCCACACGCTCGAGTTCACCGCCGGCTCGAACAGCGTGACCTCCTCCTCCATCGACGTCTCGGCGCTCCCCCCTGAGGCCACGAGCGGCTCCTGGGGGCCGCTGGTCCCCTGGGATATCGTGCCGCTGCACATGCATCTGCTGCCCAACGGGAAAATCCTGGGCTGGGGCAAGTACGACAACGGCGCCACCGGCACGATGGGCGGCAGGCCGAGGCTCTGGGATCCGGCCAGCGGGGACCCGCTCTCCACCGCGCAGATGGTCCAGGTCGATACGATGCTGTTCTGCTCCGGACACGCGTTCATGCCGGACGGCAAGCTCATGGTATCGGGTGGGCACAAGGACGACGACAAGGGAATCGACGTCACCAACATCTTCGACCCGGGCAGCGGGAGCTTCACCTCCGGGCCGAAGATGGCCTTCGGCCGATGGTATCCCACCGTCACCGAGCTGCCCGACGGGCGCATGCTGACCATGGCCGGGCGGGATTCAGCGGGCAACGTGGTGACGATACCGGAAATCTGGGAAAGCGACCACTGGGTCAAGCTCCCCGGCGCCGTCGATACCGTGA is a genomic window containing:
- a CDS encoding PKD domain-containing protein produces the protein MRFSPVLTVALGAALLAACGGDSNNPSDNTAPAAAFTVACSDLACTFTDGSTDADGSIASRSWDFGDQTAAVTETNPDHTFGSANTYTVTLTVTDNEGATNAATKQVKVPNLPPTASFTSECSDLVCTFTDHSSDGDGTVASYDWDFGDGSSHVTTQAASRTFAAAGTYTVSLSVRDDGGASGSTTNDVTVTAPAAGGLKASFDVSCTSLDCTITNTTTGTGSVVTWDWDFGDGSPHSNVQNPPPVHYDITTLTTFTITLVVTSDGATSQATKQVTPTPAASLTCGDVACTLGLDQAATVVVTLTSRDCEAHGNTFVITAPVVDTLFTDGCFADVNSPFTLNGGAAFPAGTQLDAEVLTGVAGAQNPKLRVTGTFADGWTLEFDDGFVGPGEPDFNDLVITVKATPE
- a CDS encoding PKD domain-containing protein, which gives rise to MGAAAAGTACGGDGGGPSNTAPTAAFSHACTGLACTFTDASSDPENDPLTYLWTFGEPTSGTNDTATVTSPSHTYAAAGSYHVKLTVTDSAGAASAVADSVVTVSTTTPPPPGGPIAGFTVACDGPVCTFTDTSTAATGRTIASWDWDFGDDSAHATTQNPTHTYDVADTISTFTVTLTVTDDQAATDSASDDITVTPPAGLQCSGVTCTLDVTNKATLTVTVDSARCEFAGNRFAITEPIQETVFTNGCVVSDGTVFHINNDLPFDAGTQIQAEFTQGAGKPTDPPRGTPAIQLTGTFPHWVIKIDDGGDPTGPGEPDFNDIILSVDATAVP
- a CDS encoding glycosyltransferase family 1 protein gives rise to the protein MTPAGPADPVELVVNVRHLAGVRTGIEIYMEELLGALASTGQVRITALTWAPLHLELPGVQEVIPTRRPEMRAGSVRATLWKLWFDQWACLRTIPRRGGILIHGMDGFLPYAVRSRDRCVATVHDLGWQAHPELYANRVRWMYSALFPWSVRRADRFIAVSRYTADDLMRRAGVPASKIEVIYHGLDPAFHASPAGFTADDPPYLLAVGGVSPRKNTRRLIEAFTRWRSRGGHRAAHRLLITGTSLDSDFGHNGAGLPEGVSLLGYVEKAELARLYAGAAAFMYPGIYEGFGLPIIEAMACGAPVVTSSTGAAPEIAGGAALLVDPFDVASIEYGLERVTISAEADRLRSAGHERARQFQWNDAAMATVEVYRRLVA
- a CDS encoding glycosyltransferase family 1 protein: MRVGVMLRHYDQHNGGVRVYTRRLLQALFELRSGHEFVLLYRDPALIGAYTGEPGVEEVALSAGSFLAWDQLAVPAAVRRHGVDVLFNPKYSIPLRAGCPSVWVCHGLDWYVMPWASRFLDRLSHRFLVPRYAARADAIIAVSEITRRHVMEFLHVPEDRVITVYSGVDDLFRRPLDPARLREIRAKYSLPDRFLLYAGAIYPPKNFARLVQAYAQVGPERGLPLVVAGGENRFLSEREIREPEALGIAQWVHRPGWVEQEELAGLYALADALLLPSLFESCGLPVLEAMAAGCPVVTADRYGTKELAEGAAVLVDPESVDSIAAGIRRVLDDGSLRVKLIAAGRERSRDFRWSRTASETLRVLEQVVPASRRIPAAAPGPSR
- a CDS encoding galactose oxidase-like domain-containing protein — translated: MGAASLRCGGDTGPQDVQPASLAMVSGNGQNGPVGVALPDSLVVIVKDSQGQPLKGVAVDWSANGSVSSSSVTSGADGHAAVRWTLGNTAGAQSASATAGDLPAVAFTATAEAPVPLAIVVQPPDSALDKEVLAPDRQPVLLVRDAQGALANGVTVTAAIKSGGGTLEGVTSAVSGADGKAAFADLGINGTGSHTLEFTAGSNSVTSSSIDVSALPPEATSGSWGPLVPWDIVPLHMHLLPNGKILGWGKYDNGATGTMGGRPRLWDPASGDPLSTAQMVQVDTMLFCSGHAFMPDGKLMVSGGHKDDDKGIDVTNIFDPGSGSFTSGPKMAFGRWYPTVTELPDGRMLTMAGRDSAGNVVTIPEIWESDHWVKLPGAVDTVIPYYPRNFVDPKNGLIFMAGERIKSRWFDVDGSTGGQRGHWIDGPSHLYQKNRDYGTAVMYDAGKILYAGGGGDPNWPTPDPRASAPTATAEIIDLITPSGSPHWTNIAPMHFARRHLNSTVLPDGTVLVTGGTSGGGFVDINTGDAVKTAELWDPKHPTQWTQLAANRVMRVYHSVSLLLPDGTVLHGASGNALAAQPGGGIVPVPDQKNHEIFSPPYLFKGARPTITSAPATVGIGDNFTVETPNAAQVTDVRWIRIGSVTHAFDAGQRANTLGFTATSTGVSVTAPADHNLAPPGHYMLFILNRNGVPSKGKIIQLQ